One genomic window of Azospirillum sp. TSH100 includes the following:
- a CDS encoding cupin domain-containing protein yields the protein MSADKKADVITWSDLPAQATDGVERRGFPGTGASLKHIIIKAGTSAPRHDHPHEQFVIVVEGRALLTCEAGPVDLRPGMVIRFDPGAWHSADFVEDTVLIEVNLNPAG from the coding sequence ATGTCCGCCGACAAGAAAGCCGACGTGATCACCTGGAGCGACCTTCCGGCCCAGGCCACCGACGGGGTCGAGCGGCGCGGCTTTCCCGGCACGGGCGCGTCGCTGAAGCACATCATCATCAAGGCCGGCACGTCGGCCCCGCGCCACGACCATCCTCACGAACAGTTCGTCATCGTCGTGGAGGGCCGCGCCCTGCTGACCTGCGAAGCGGGCCCGGTGGACCTGCGGCCGGGCATGGTCATCCGTTTCGACCCCGGCGCCTGGCACAGCGCCGATTTCGTCGAGGATACGGTGCTGATCGAGGTGAACCTGAACCCGGCGGGATGA
- a CDS encoding choline ABC transporter substrate-binding protein: MAKTFGKFSAGKFSVAKISTLAVGLMLAVGTAAMPAGTAQAADPASCKAVRFGDVGWTDIAATTALASVTLEALGYKPTTSVSSVPVVYLGLKTKSLDVFLGNWMPTMETFIKPVLEDGSVEVTRVNLEGAKYTLAVPTYAAEAGLKSFKDLAKFKDKLDGKIYGIEAGNDGNLIIEKMLKADAFGLKDFKMVESSEAGMLAEVKRAVRAKKWIAFLGWAPHPMNKTMDITYLADGDDWFGPNFGGATVSTNVRKGYAAECPNIGRFLSNLVFTVDMENSVMDGIMNGGRKPEAVAADWLKKNPAVLKTWLSGVTTLDGKDGLAAAQAKLGAAKS, encoded by the coding sequence ATGGCCAAGACATTCGGGAAATTCTCTGCCGGTAAATTCTCCGTCGCCAAAATCTCCACCCTCGCCGTCGGCCTGATGCTGGCGGTCGGGACCGCCGCCATGCCGGCGGGGACGGCGCAGGCCGCCGATCCGGCATCCTGCAAGGCGGTGCGGTTCGGCGACGTGGGGTGGACCGACATCGCGGCGACGACGGCGCTCGCCTCCGTCACGCTGGAGGCGCTGGGCTACAAGCCGACCACCAGCGTCTCGTCGGTGCCGGTCGTCTATCTCGGGTTGAAGACCAAGTCGCTGGACGTGTTCCTGGGCAACTGGATGCCCACCATGGAGACCTTCATCAAGCCGGTGCTGGAGGACGGCTCGGTCGAGGTGACGCGCGTCAACCTGGAGGGCGCCAAATACACGCTGGCCGTTCCCACCTACGCCGCCGAGGCGGGGCTGAAGAGCTTCAAGGATCTGGCGAAGTTCAAGGACAAGCTGGACGGCAAGATCTACGGCATCGAGGCCGGCAACGACGGCAATCTGATCATCGAGAAGATGCTGAAGGCCGACGCCTTCGGGCTGAAGGACTTCAAGATGGTGGAGTCCAGCGAGGCCGGCATGCTGGCCGAGGTCAAGCGTGCGGTCCGCGCCAAGAAGTGGATCGCCTTCCTCGGCTGGGCGCCGCATCCGATGAACAAGACGATGGACATCACCTATCTGGCCGACGGCGACGACTGGTTCGGCCCGAATTTCGGCGGCGCCACCGTCAGCACCAACGTGCGCAAGGGCTACGCCGCCGAATGCCCGAACATCGGCAGGTTCCTGTCCAATCTGGTCTTCACCGTGGACATGGAGAATTCGGTGATGGACGGCATCATGAACGGTGGCCGCAAGCCGGAAGCGGTTGCGGCCGACTGGCTGAAGAAGAATCCCGCCGTCCTGAAGACGTGGCTTTCCGGCGTCACCACGCTGGACGGCAAGGATGGTCTTGCCGCCGCGCAGGCCAAGCTGGGCGCGGCCAAGTCATGA
- a CDS encoding response regulator has translation MGVAGTDRPLRTTGAAAAAAAGTMAGAAQPLSGRSRLSASLPGLLAGLTGIGTLAGLFSTGQAGWPVAGALAAASGLALWSARRAGTAAGALARSDAALRQAQDELEGVSVRSRDFAAVTPGWFWETGSDHRYLSLSGGLTTLLGCDPRTVFGDSLLDLGLLVADEATWAEYRADIEAGRPFQELEVSFAGVDGRDLVLRLNAVPVRGSDGRFRGYRGCGVDATAETLALVEARFMQAVVHDAIDSVSEGFVLFSADGQLLICNEQYRRAYPTIADMLTPGRSFAEILRAAAERGGYEGEGDIGAWVEQRLTRHLQHSAPVDGRLSDGRWYRISEHATGTGGVVKILMDITELKTREEELAGQTARLEQTVGALRESELRYRQLVELAPYGIVIWDRSAIRFANGAAAAILGVAADALEGRPLAGFLEDGGAGGEALATTLAAAADGEERRLECDALRPTGERRRLEVAASPAVYAGGPAALLVLNDITDRRRVEGELQRAQKMEAVGRMAGGIAHEFNNMLTAIGGFAHLAARNPADPERVLTCVQEIAKASERAAALTGQLLDFSHRRVTDEREVVAVAPLVRDLRVFLKPLLSAGIDVAIRADDDTAHALVNPVTLNQALLNLALNGRDAMPDGGTLTISLTAETPDGAFFARHGGLKPGRYVVIRVADQGPGVPAGIRDRIWEPFFTTKEPGKGTGLGLWMVYGTAQQSGGAVELEGEEGHGATFALYLPAVEPPSAPARLDPLTVAEGESAVILLVDDEESVRRYLRLVLEEAGCTVVEASDGQEALERYDEAGGLFDAVVSDVSMPRMNGLELARALETRNRFLPILFLTGYASRETAAGLTAQEGRQIVMKPVAPDQLLSALRDLLAV, from the coding sequence GTGGGCGTTGCAGGCACCGACCGACCGCTTCGCACCACGGGTGCTGCTGCGGCCGCCGCCGCGGGCACCATGGCGGGTGCCGCTCAACCGCTGTCGGGGCGCTCCCGCCTCTCCGCTTCGCTCCCAGGCCTTCTCGCCGGACTGACCGGCATCGGCACCCTTGCGGGGCTGTTCTCAACCGGGCAGGCCGGCTGGCCGGTCGCCGGCGCGCTGGCCGCCGCCTCCGGCCTCGCCCTGTGGAGCGCCCGGCGCGCCGGGACCGCCGCCGGCGCGCTGGCCCGCTCCGACGCCGCCCTGCGGCAGGCGCAGGACGAGCTGGAGGGGGTGAGCGTCCGCTCCCGCGACTTCGCCGCCGTGACGCCCGGCTGGTTCTGGGAAACCGGGTCGGACCACCGTTACCTGTCGCTGTCCGGCGGGTTGACCACCCTGCTGGGCTGCGATCCGCGGACGGTGTTCGGCGATTCGCTTCTCGATCTCGGGCTGCTGGTCGCCGACGAGGCGACCTGGGCCGAATACCGCGCCGACATCGAGGCCGGCCGGCCCTTCCAGGAACTGGAGGTGAGCTTTGCGGGGGTGGACGGCCGCGACCTCGTGCTGCGGCTCAACGCCGTGCCGGTGCGCGGTTCCGACGGCCGCTTCCGCGGCTATCGCGGCTGCGGAGTCGACGCCACCGCCGAGACGCTGGCCCTGGTGGAGGCGCGCTTCATGCAGGCGGTGGTGCATGACGCCATCGACAGCGTGTCGGAAGGCTTCGTGCTGTTCAGCGCCGATGGGCAGCTGCTGATCTGCAACGAGCAGTACCGCCGCGCCTATCCCACCATCGCCGACATGCTGACCCCCGGCCGCAGCTTCGCGGAAATCCTGCGCGCCGCCGCCGAGCGCGGCGGCTACGAGGGGGAGGGCGACATCGGCGCCTGGGTGGAGCAGCGGCTGACCCGCCATCTCCAGCATTCCGCCCCGGTCGACGGCCGGCTGTCCGACGGGCGTTGGTACCGCATCAGCGAGCATGCCACCGGCACCGGCGGCGTGGTGAAGATCCTGATGGACATCACCGAGCTGAAGACGCGGGAGGAGGAGCTGGCCGGCCAGACCGCCCGGCTGGAGCAGACGGTCGGCGCCCTGCGCGAGAGCGAGCTGCGCTACCGCCAGCTGGTGGAGCTGGCTCCTTACGGCATCGTCATCTGGGACCGTTCCGCCATCCGTTTCGCCAATGGCGCCGCCGCTGCGATCCTGGGGGTGGCGGCCGACGCGCTGGAAGGTCGGCCGCTTGCCGGATTCCTGGAGGACGGCGGGGCGGGTGGCGAGGCGCTGGCCACAACGCTCGCCGCGGCTGCCGACGGCGAGGAGCGCCGGCTGGAATGCGATGCCCTGCGTCCGACCGGCGAGCGCCGCCGGCTGGAGGTCGCCGCCAGCCCGGCCGTCTATGCCGGCGGGCCGGCGGCTTTGCTGGTGCTGAACGACATCACCGACCGCCGCCGGGTGGAAGGCGAGCTTCAGCGCGCCCAGAAGATGGAGGCGGTGGGCCGCATGGCCGGCGGCATCGCCCATGAATTCAACAACATGCTGACCGCCATCGGCGGCTTCGCCCATCTGGCGGCGCGCAATCCGGCCGATCCCGAGCGTGTGCTGACCTGTGTGCAGGAGATCGCCAAGGCGTCCGAACGGGCGGCGGCGCTGACCGGCCAGCTTCTGGATTTCTCCCACCGCCGCGTCACCGACGAGCGCGAGGTGGTGGCCGTCGCTCCGCTGGTGCGTGACCTGCGCGTCTTCCTGAAACCGCTGCTCAGCGCCGGCATCGACGTGGCGATCCGGGCCGACGACGACACCGCCCATGCGCTCGTCAATCCGGTGACGCTGAATCAGGCCCTGCTGAACCTCGCGTTGAACGGGCGCGACGCCATGCCCGATGGCGGTACCCTGACCATCTCCCTGACGGCGGAGACCCCGGACGGCGCCTTCTTCGCCCGCCATGGCGGACTGAAACCGGGCCGTTATGTCGTGATCCGTGTCGCGGACCAGGGACCGGGCGTGCCGGCCGGGATCCGTGACCGCATCTGGGAACCGTTCTTCACCACCAAGGAGCCGGGCAAGGGCACCGGGCTCGGCCTGTGGATGGTCTACGGTACGGCGCAGCAGTCGGGCGGTGCGGTCGAACTGGAGGGGGAGGAGGGCCATGGCGCCACCTTCGCGCTCTATCTGCCCGCCGTTGAACCGCCTTCCGCGCCGGCCCGGCTCGATCCCCTGACCGTCGCGGAAGGGGAGTCGGCGGTCATCCTGCTGGTCGATGACGAGGAGTCGGTCCGCCGTTATCTCCGCCTCGTTCTGGAGGAGGCCGGCTGCACGGTGGTGGAGGCATCCGACGGGCAGGAGGCGCTGGAACGCTACGACGAGGCCGGCGGCCTGTTCGACGCGGTGGTCAGCGACGTGTCGATGCCGCGCATGAACGGGCTGGAGCTGGCCCGCGCGCTGGAGACCCGCAACCGGTTTCTGCCCATCCTGTTCCTTACCGGCTACGCCTCGCGAGAGACGGCGGCCGGGCTGACGGCGCAGGAGGGGCGGCAGATCGTGATGAAGCCGGTGGCGCCGGACCAGCTGCTGAGCGCGCTCCGCGACCTGCTGGCGGTGTGA
- a CDS encoding MFS transporter: MTGAGRSGPDDPARRRHRRRHRRRDPITALVLRLTIVTVAVLLLAAGAASWLALRSFDPLFQPELARKAQTVGGLIVAQIDRGLGVGIPLDRMAGLDALLSAEVGRHDDIAYIAVTDPDGRIVAAAGSPLDGLDGHAAVPAGRLGGPADGRLARGFVDVAQPLAVGGQGGGQGGWPGASAGMLHLGIDAAFLAKASTDLALDVLSVVIVSVLLIFEVLQLVVNLAMRRALTLRLLADRVEEGDFRAALPQASDPAETTGDRAVESGLRAALDRVNDRHAGLAAQVAELRRRLGADDPRVGRAEAGLAALAGRFRFREAGAAEPPPLNLVFLRLPVFLFCLSEELSRPFLPAYAKSFAGELPWLTPDMVVSLPITLFMLVWALSQPGGARLSERWGRARSFTIGALLGAVSLALTAGAGSLYELMLWRCLTALGYGLVLITAQGIVVDHTTPRNQAAGMAMFIGALLAAGVCGPVGGGIIADRIGFRATFLLGAVLALGAGLSVSLLLLRGRSTARRPDGAGMRPALGSALPLFRDLRFSALMVLSAIPTKIAATAFLFCLVPLMLTADGASKAEIGRVQMMYFVAFILVSPLAAGLSDRWQARRGFIAAGGIGTLASCLPILVTQAPWGAPLAISLFGLSQALVGAPQLTLVSQIARDGGLPETAAIGWYRLIERLGGALGPVAAMGVAVATSYREAMLGIGLLCGASALLFWILFRTRRPAAPAVRPQEA; this comes from the coding sequence ATGACCGGCGCCGGACGGAGTGGCCCGGACGACCCGGCCCGTCGGCGTCACCGTCGGCGCCACCGGCGGCGCGATCCGATCACCGCACTGGTGCTGCGGCTGACCATCGTCACGGTGGCGGTCCTGCTTCTGGCGGCGGGGGCGGCGTCCTGGCTGGCTCTGCGCAGCTTCGATCCGTTGTTCCAGCCGGAACTGGCGCGCAAGGCGCAGACGGTCGGCGGCCTGATCGTGGCGCAGATCGACCGGGGTCTCGGCGTCGGCATCCCGCTCGACCGGATGGCCGGCCTCGACGCCCTGCTGTCGGCGGAGGTCGGCCGCCATGACGATATCGCCTACATCGCGGTGACCGACCCCGACGGCCGCATCGTGGCGGCGGCTGGCAGTCCCCTCGACGGTCTCGACGGCCATGCGGCCGTGCCGGCCGGACGGCTGGGCGGTCCTGCCGACGGCCGGCTGGCGCGCGGGTTCGTCGACGTCGCGCAGCCGCTGGCAGTCGGTGGCCAGGGTGGTGGCCAGGGCGGCTGGCCGGGCGCCAGCGCCGGAATGCTGCATCTCGGCATCGACGCCGCCTTTCTCGCCAAGGCCTCCACCGATCTGGCGCTCGACGTGCTGTCGGTGGTCATCGTCTCCGTGCTGCTGATCTTCGAGGTTCTGCAACTGGTGGTGAATCTCGCGATGCGGCGGGCCCTGACCCTGCGGCTGCTGGCCGATCGGGTGGAGGAGGGCGATTTCCGCGCCGCATTGCCGCAGGCGTCCGATCCGGCGGAGACCACCGGCGACCGCGCCGTGGAAAGCGGCTTGCGGGCGGCGCTCGACCGGGTGAACGACCGCCATGCCGGGCTGGCCGCCCAGGTGGCGGAACTGCGCCGCCGGCTGGGGGCGGACGACCCCCGCGTCGGCCGGGCGGAGGCCGGGCTGGCCGCACTCGCCGGCCGTTTCCGTTTCCGCGAGGCGGGGGCCGCCGAACCGCCGCCGCTGAACCTCGTCTTCCTGCGGCTGCCGGTCTTCCTGTTCTGCCTGTCGGAGGAGCTGTCGCGCCCCTTTCTGCCGGCCTATGCCAAGTCCTTCGCCGGCGAGCTGCCCTGGCTGACGCCCGACATGGTCGTCAGCCTGCCGATCACGCTGTTCATGCTGGTCTGGGCGCTATCGCAGCCGGGGGGAGCGCGCCTTTCCGAACGCTGGGGCCGGGCGCGCTCCTTCACCATCGGCGCCCTGCTGGGCGCGGTCAGTCTGGCGCTGACCGCCGGTGCCGGCTCCCTCTACGAACTGATGCTGTGGCGCTGCCTGACGGCGCTGGGCTATGGGCTGGTGCTGATCACCGCGCAGGGGATCGTGGTGGACCACACCACGCCGCGCAACCAGGCGGCGGGCATGGCGATGTTCATCGGCGCGCTGCTGGCCGCCGGCGTCTGCGGACCCGTGGGCGGCGGCATCATCGCCGACCGGATCGGCTTCCGCGCCACCTTCCTGCTGGGCGCGGTCCTGGCGCTGGGCGCCGGCCTGTCGGTCAGCCTGCTGCTTCTGCGCGGCCGGTCCACCGCACGCCGGCCGGACGGTGCCGGCATGCGTCCGGCGCTGGGCAGCGCCCTGCCGCTGTTCCGCGACCTCCGCTTTTCCGCCCTGATGGTGTTGAGCGCCATCCCGACCAAGATCGCCGCGACCGCCTTCCTCTTCTGCCTCGTGCCGCTGATGCTGACCGCCGACGGCGCCAGCAAGGCGGAGATCGGCCGGGTGCAGATGATGTATTTCGTCGCCTTCATCCTGGTGTCGCCGCTGGCGGCCGGCCTGTCCGACCGCTGGCAGGCGCGGCGCGGCTTCATCGCCGCCGGCGGCATCGGCACGCTGGCCAGCTGCCTGCCCATTCTCGTCACCCAGGCGCCGTGGGGCGCGCCTCTGGCGATATCGCTGTTCGGCCTGTCGCAGGCGCTGGTCGGCGCGCCGCAGCTGACGCTCGTCTCGCAGATCGCCCGCGACGGCGGCCTGCCGGAAACGGCGGCGATCGGCTGGTACCGGCTGATCGAACGGCTGGGCGGCGCGCTCGGTCCCGTCGCCGCCATGGGCGTGGCGGTCGCCACCTCCTACCGCGAGGCGATGCTCGGCATCGGCCTGCTGTGCGGGGCGAGCGCGTTGCTGTTCTGGATCCTTTTCCGCACCCGCCGGCCGGCCGCCCCAGCCGTCCGGCCGCAGGAGGCATGA
- a CDS encoding ABC transporter substrate-binding protein, whose translation MTGSDDDLHRARLGPRLRRRSLLGLAAAGGLGGLMPPALPLAAAVPGEVSARTFRITMVLGRGESDNEAGFKDYLARRGLKVDYTIRDTGGDPARLPGIVEEIRDTRPDLVYSFGTPQTRGIVGPFDDADPRRHITDIPVVFTFVAAPVDAKIVPDLDRPGRNVTGTIHIAPIAVQLNTIQAYRPIRRLGIVYNPQERNSILTIEGLRAESALRGLELVEEPVPLNGRGEPIAAAVPETLARVAARGAEVLYIGPDTFIAFHNRSVVATEALRLRLPTFSATELIVRTDKAMLALASSAYGIGRFTGFKAAQILIDGIDPADIPVETLKRFSVIINMATVRALEYYPPIGLLNFAEIIES comes from the coding sequence ATGACGGGTTCCGACGACGATCTCCACCGTGCCCGCCTCGGTCCTCGCCTCCGCCGCCGTTCGCTGCTGGGCCTCGCCGCCGCCGGGGGGCTGGGCGGCCTGATGCCACCGGCCCTTCCGCTCGCGGCGGCGGTGCCAGGGGAGGTGTCGGCCCGGACCTTCCGCATCACCATGGTGCTGGGCCGGGGCGAGAGCGACAACGAGGCGGGATTCAAGGACTATCTGGCCCGCCGCGGCCTGAAGGTCGACTACACCATCCGCGACACCGGCGGCGATCCGGCAAGGCTGCCGGGCATCGTCGAGGAGATCAGGGACACCCGGCCCGATCTGGTCTACAGCTTCGGCACGCCGCAGACCCGCGGCATCGTCGGCCCCTTCGACGATGCCGACCCGCGCCGCCACATCACCGACATTCCCGTCGTCTTCACCTTCGTCGCCGCACCTGTGGACGCGAAGATCGTGCCCGATCTCGACCGGCCGGGGCGCAACGTCACCGGCACCATCCACATCGCGCCCATCGCGGTGCAGCTGAACACCATCCAGGCCTATCGGCCGATCAGGCGGTTGGGCATCGTCTACAATCCGCAGGAACGCAACTCCATCCTCACCATCGAAGGGCTGCGGGCGGAGAGCGCCTTGCGCGGGCTGGAACTGGTGGAGGAGCCGGTGCCGCTGAACGGCCGCGGCGAACCGATCGCCGCCGCCGTCCCCGAGACGCTGGCCCGCGTGGCCGCCCGCGGGGCGGAGGTGCTGTATATCGGTCCCGACACCTTCATCGCCTTCCACAACCGCTCCGTCGTCGCCACGGAGGCGTTGCGCCTGCGGCTGCCGACCTTCTCGGCGACAGAGCTGATCGTGCGCACCGACAAGGCGATGCTGGCGCTGGCGAGCAGCGCCTATGGCATCGGCCGCTTCACCGGTTTCAAGGCGGCGCAGATCCTGATCGACGGGATCGATCCGGCCGATATCCCGGTTGAAACGCTGAAGCGCTTCTCGGTCATCATCAACATGGCAACCGTGCGGGCTCTGGAATATTACCCGCCCATCGGACTGCTGAACTTCGCGGAAATCATCGAATCATGA
- the ndk gene encoding nucleoside-diphosphate kinase: protein MAVERTLSIIKPDATRRNLTGKINAKFEDGGLRIVAQKRVQLSKAQAEQFYGVHRERPFFNDLVSFMISGPVVLQVLEGENAIARNREIMGATNPANAAEGTIRKEFAESIEANSVHGSDAAETAAQEIAFFFAGIELVG, encoded by the coding sequence ATGGCCGTCGAACGGACCCTCTCGATCATCAAGCCCGATGCCACCCGCCGCAACCTGACCGGCAAGATCAACGCCAAGTTCGAAGACGGCGGCCTGCGCATCGTTGCCCAGAAGCGCGTCCAGCTGTCGAAGGCCCAGGCCGAGCAGTTCTACGGCGTGCACCGCGAGCGTCCGTTCTTCAACGATCTGGTCTCCTTCATGATCTCCGGCCCGGTGGTCCTGCAGGTTCTGGAAGGCGAGAACGCCATCGCCCGCAACCGCGAGATCATGGGCGCCACCAACCCGGCCAACGCCGCCGAGGGCACCATCCGCAAGGAGTTCGCCGAGTCGATCGAGGCCAACTCGGTCCACGGTTCGGATGCCGCGGAGACCGCCGCCCAGGAGATCGCCTTCTTCTTCGCCGGCATCGAGCTGGTGGGCTGA
- a CDS encoding ATP-binding protein gives MGGTAARRLEMVLRGELSELGRLAAAVDDFVARNGLPPELAFRFNLCFDELITNIVSHGTGDHEAGGPEIRVRLAIDGEELRAEVEDDADAFDPFASTPPPDLDGDLDGRRVGGLGVFLVSRMMDHASHRRERGRNLIRLARRIG, from the coding sequence ATGGGCGGCACGGCGGCAAGGCGCCTGGAGATGGTCCTGCGCGGCGAGTTGTCCGAACTGGGCCGGCTGGCCGCCGCGGTGGACGATTTCGTCGCGCGCAACGGCCTGCCGCCCGAGCTGGCCTTCCGGTTCAATCTCTGCTTCGACGAACTCATCACCAACATCGTCTCGCATGGCACCGGCGATCACGAGGCCGGCGGGCCTGAAATCCGGGTGCGGCTGGCGATCGACGGGGAGGAACTGCGGGCCGAGGTGGAGGACGATGCCGACGCCTTCGATCCCTTCGCCAGCACCCCGCCGCCCGACCTGGACGGCGATCTGGACGGCCGCCGAGTCGGAGGGCTGGGGGTGTTCCTTGTAAGCAGGATGATGGACCACGCCAGCCATCGGCGCGAACGCGGACGCAATCTGATTCGGCTCGCCAGGCGCATCGGCTGA
- a CDS encoding tetratricopeptide repeat protein, with product MSMLAKATLKPTLATPTLWTRMKAELGDSDAQYRLAEALRTADVAASVPWYRRAARQGHVAAQTMLAFLLANGIGVEADPHRAVSWYRRAAAKGDVGAQNNLGYMHEHGAGVPCDPAKAALWYRLAALQHSAPAQVNLALLLLDGRGIDRDEAEAVRWLRAAAEQGHPAAQYRLGLCLREGVGLARDPAEAALWLQAAAAAGDRDALVALAELRQTTIPGRSPDCSPDCSTAEDDGETVGWRPARRPMQELQAGAMPPA from the coding sequence ATGTCCATGCTTGCCAAGGCCACGCTCAAGCCCACGCTTGCCACGCCCACGCTCTGGACCCGGATGAAGGCCGAACTGGGCGACAGCGACGCGCAGTACCGGCTGGCGGAGGCCCTGCGGACGGCCGACGTCGCCGCGTCCGTTCCCTGGTACCGCCGGGCCGCCCGCCAGGGCCATGTCGCGGCCCAGACCATGCTGGCTTTCCTGTTGGCCAACGGCATCGGCGTGGAGGCCGATCCACACAGGGCGGTGTCCTGGTACCGCCGCGCCGCCGCCAAGGGCGATGTCGGGGCGCAGAACAATCTGGGCTATATGCACGAGCATGGTGCCGGCGTGCCCTGCGACCCGGCCAAGGCGGCGCTGTGGTATCGGCTGGCCGCGCTTCAGCACTCCGCCCCCGCCCAGGTCAACCTCGCCCTGCTGCTGCTCGACGGCCGCGGCATCGATCGGGACGAGGCCGAGGCGGTGCGCTGGCTGCGCGCCGCCGCTGAACAGGGTCATCCCGCCGCGCAATACCGCCTCGGCCTGTGCCTGCGCGAGGGCGTCGGCCTGGCCCGCGACCCGGCCGAAGCGGCCCTGTGGCTGCAAGCCGCGGCGGCGGCCGGCGATCGCGACGCGCTGGTGGCGCTGGCCGAGCTGCGACAGACCACCATTCCGGGCCGGTCCCCGGATTGCTCCCCAGATTGCTCCACTGCCGAGGATGACGGCGAGACGGTGGGGTGGCGGCCGGCGCGGCGCCCGATGCAGGAGCTGCAGGCCGGCGCGATGCCGCCGGCCTGA
- a CDS encoding response regulator: MEAFRHDSPATEPAADEAEATAPAACREPADFYTPAGRDGVGRFCRRFLDENALTATELLHHPRHQTALSNTATFVAILTQVERAMDRKGGITPLVNEIARLTRERLKESPPPDFLPDAYPGAAAELLSVGGFLGRFLLDAAVTQHIAAGRSFAEKAEALLALAGTTEHPDALAPVERLLGEILLSDAGTASCARDAPFATLIDLIVTLIAADRPMPDDAPPVFRRLDVLMRRVPMTGLRDALAAAFRREMAKPACFTIASAGDMYGIEAVQREILALSDLSARLRDREGAYVGGARTEAALQRRTALLVNEDTVPEITRGRNFVQKLRILFVLQKMPLSPTAAKAVTDYLKSFFDSRDFAGRLLDCWKDRNEKLKGLAEVQRMVLSSAFDDEERESLGGQLDDIQNAFLRTQRVLAPLIQAKDDPPADSVLDIVRLAGEGAFCTGKSRLAVARVLYRHCHRPRFVRHVLLNAPGPKERAARTSWLRQSLGMVGVPFIDLAAQRVLVVDDESGPRALVVSILQELGIGHVDTAADGQEALERFQADGAAYDLIVCDWMMPRLSGLDLLKQVRTARGDLPFLMVTALATLEAVKKALAHQVSGYIAKPFTPDQLEEKIFLVLAQKGA, encoded by the coding sequence ATGGAGGCATTCCGCCACGACTCTCCGGCAACGGAACCGGCCGCTGACGAGGCGGAAGCGACGGCCCCGGCCGCCTGCCGCGAGCCGGCCGACTTCTACACCCCGGCCGGCCGTGATGGCGTCGGCCGCTTCTGCCGCCGCTTCCTCGACGAGAACGCGCTGACCGCGACGGAACTGCTGCACCACCCGCGCCACCAGACCGCGCTGTCCAACACCGCCACCTTCGTCGCCATCCTGACCCAGGTCGAGCGGGCGATGGACCGGAAAGGCGGCATCACCCCGCTGGTCAACGAGATCGCCCGGCTGACGCGCGAGCGGCTGAAGGAGAGCCCGCCGCCGGACTTTCTGCCCGATGCCTATCCCGGCGCGGCGGCGGAGCTGCTGTCGGTCGGCGGCTTCCTCGGCCGCTTCCTGCTCGACGCCGCCGTTACCCAGCACATCGCCGCCGGCCGCAGCTTCGCTGAAAAGGCGGAGGCGTTGCTGGCGCTGGCCGGGACCACCGAGCATCCGGACGCGTTGGCGCCGGTGGAGCGGCTGCTGGGCGAAATCCTGCTCAGCGACGCCGGCACCGCCTCCTGCGCGCGGGATGCGCCCTTCGCCACGCTGATCGATCTGATCGTGACGCTGATCGCCGCCGACCGGCCGATGCCGGACGACGCGCCGCCGGTGTTCCGCCGGCTGGACGTGCTGATGCGCCGGGTGCCGATGACCGGACTGCGCGATGCGCTGGCCGCCGCCTTCCGCCGCGAGATGGCGAAACCCGCCTGCTTCACCATCGCCAGCGCCGGCGACATGTACGGCATCGAGGCGGTGCAGCGCGAGATCCTGGCGCTGAGCGATCTGTCCGCCCGCCTGCGCGACCGCGAGGGCGCCTATGTCGGCGGCGCGCGGACCGAGGCGGCGCTGCAACGGCGCACCGCGCTGCTGGTCAACGAGGACACGGTCCCGGAGATCACCCGCGGCCGCAATTTCGTTCAGAAGCTGCGCATCCTGTTCGTGCTCCAGAAGATGCCGCTGTCGCCCACCGCGGCCAAGGCGGTGACCGATTACCTGAAGAGCTTCTTCGACAGCCGCGACTTCGCCGGCCGGCTGCTGGACTGCTGGAAGGACCGGAACGAGAAGCTGAAGGGGCTGGCCGAGGTGCAACGCATGGTGCTGTCCAGCGCCTTCGACGATGAGGAGCGGGAGTCCCTTGGCGGCCAGCTCGACGACATCCAGAACGCCTTCCTGCGGACCCAGCGTGTTCTGGCCCCGCTGATTCAGGCGAAGGACGACCCGCCGGCCGACAGCGTTCTCGACATTGTCCGGCTGGCGGGGGAGGGGGCGTTCTGCACCGGCAAGAGCCGTCTGGCGGTGGCCCGCGTGCTCTACCGTCACTGCCACCGGCCGCGCTTCGTCCGCCATGTCCTGCTGAACGCGCCGGGCCCGAAGGAGCGGGCGGCGCGCACCAGCTGGCTGCGCCAGTCACTGGGCATGGTCGGCGTGCCTTTCATCGACCTCGCCGCCCAGCGCGTCCTGGTGGTGGATGACGAATCGGGCCCGCGTGCCCTCGTCGTCTCCATCCTTCAGGAGCTCGGCATCGGCCATGTCGACACCGCCGCCGACGGGCAGGAGGCGCTGGAGCGGTTCCAGGCCGACGGCGCCGCCTATGACCTGATCGTCTGCGACTGGATGATGCCGCGGCTGAGCGGCCTCGACCTGCTGAAGCAGGTGCGCACGGCGCGCGGCGATCTGCCTTTCCTGATGGTGACGGCCCTGGCGACCCTGGAGGCGGTGAAGAAGGCGCTGGCCCATCAGGTCAGCGGTTACATCGCCAAACCTTTCACGCCCGACCAGTTGGAGGAGAAGATCTTCCTGGTCCTGGCGCAGAAGGGCGCCTGA